In one Fundulus heteroclitus isolate FHET01 chromosome 3, MU-UCD_Fhet_4.1, whole genome shotgun sequence genomic region, the following are encoded:
- the derl1 gene encoding derlin-1, which translates to MSDIGDWFRSVPLITRYWFAASIAVPFIGKLGLIDFRNLMLFPELVFSRFQLWRPVTATLYFPITPNTGFLYLVNLYFLYHYSTRLETGAFDGRPADYVFMLLFNWICIVITGLLMDMRLLMIPMIMSVLYVWAQFNKETIVSFWFGTQFKAHYLPWVILVFNFIIGGSFVNELTGNLVGHLYFFLMFKYPLDLGGRCFLSTPEFLYRYFPNTRGGVSGFGVPPTRRPVPQEPAAGGGRGRYNWGQGFRLGGE; encoded by the exons ATGTCAGACATCGGGGACTGGTTCAGAAGCGTCCCTCTCATCACCCGGTATTGGTTTGCTGCTTCGATCGCTGTTCCCTTCATCGGTAAACTAGGGTTGATTGACTTTAGGAACCTTATGCTGTTCCCGGAGCTGGTGTTTAGCAGATTCCAG CTCTGGAGACCAGTGACAGCCACCCTTTATTTCCCCATTACCCCAAACACGGGGTTTCTATACCTGGTCAACCTTTATTTTCTCTACCATTACTCCACTCGGCTAGAAACAG GAGCATTTGATGGCCGGCCTGCAGACTATGTCTTCATGCTCCTTTTCAACTGGATCTGCATTGTG ATAACGGGGCTGCTGATGGACATGCGG CTGCTGATGATCCCAATGATTATGTCAGTGCTGTACGTCTGGGCTCAGTTCAACAAAGAAACAATCGTGTCCTTCTGGTTCGGAACTCAGTTCAAG GCACATTATCTACCTTGGGTCATCCTGGTCTTCAACTTTATCATCGGAGGCTC gtttgtgAATGAGCTGACAGGCAACCTGGTGGGCCACCTCTACTTCTTCCTCATGTTCAAATACCCCTTGGACCTGGGAGGACGCTGCTTCCTCTCCACACCAGAGTTCTT ATATCGGTACTTTCCCAACACAAGAGGAGGAGTATCAGGGTTCGGAGTTCCTCCGACCAGGAGGCCTGTTCCCCAGGAGCCAGCAGCGGGTGGAGGAAGGGGACGCTACAACTGGGGACAAGGCTTTCGCCTCGGGGGAGAATGA